In one window of Palaeococcus ferrophilus DSM 13482 DNA:
- a CDS encoding DUF835 domain-containing protein, which yields MFFYLLGSIGTIIDSLTPRKLWEVMATFFTIATIIVLLSTFRFLSKFEEAESSVVETELDSTLSRLPKAHVKNKKSGLPAGGFVVSEKNLEKVSPLLGTSNGVIVISRKKNLETYPVRPDKHLWLSRLEVQGAVDPAKLHVILEETLRFVRDREGNVVVIIDGLEYLLLHNDFRSVMKFLASLKDHLALTGSTLLIVLEKGTLDEKEYSIITREFPPLDVEELMIKTENMALFGALTKEGTVEEDERDKGEEVGSGEGKKGA from the coding sequence GTGTTCTTCTATCTCCTGGGCTCGATAGGGACCATAATAGATTCCCTAACCCCAAGGAAACTCTGGGAAGTTATGGCAACCTTCTTTACCATTGCAACGATTATCGTCCTACTTTCCACGTTCCGCTTCCTTTCGAAGTTCGAAGAGGCTGAAAGTTCTGTTGTCGAAACGGAACTGGATAGCACCCTTTCCCGGCTACCAAAGGCTCATGTAAAAAATAAAAAAAGCGGCCTTCCCGCCGGGGGTTTTGTTGTTTCGGAGAAAAACCTGGAGAAGGTATCACCCCTCCTCGGGACCTCCAATGGGGTCATCGTCATAAGCAGGAAGAAGAACCTCGAAACGTACCCCGTGCGGCCAGATAAGCACCTCTGGCTCAGCAGACTTGAGGTTCAAGGAGCCGTTGATCCGGCCAAGCTCCACGTTATCCTCGAGGAAACGCTCCGTTTCGTCCGCGATAGGGAGGGAAACGTTGTAGTCATAATAGATGGGCTGGAGTACCTCCTCCTCCATAATGACTTCAGAAGCGTCATGAAGTTTCTTGCCTCTCTGAAGGACCATCTCGCCCTCACTGGCTCGACCCTCCTCATAGTGCTCGAGAAGGGCACCCTTGACGAAAAAGAGTACAGCATAATAACCCGCGAGTTCCCACCCCTTGACGTGGAGGAACTTATGATAAAAACCGAGAACATGGCACTCTTCGGTGCACTGACCAAGGAAGGCACGGTGGAAGAGGATGAGCGCGATAAAGGTGAAGAAGTCGGAAGCGGAGAGGGCAAAAAGGGAGCTTAA
- a CDS encoding MFS transporter has protein sequence MGRALAQGFAGFAGILDTSFLMPVIALYAMSLGATPAQAGAITALYSAAAIPASVLAGILVDRFGRRRTLTLGLLWDSAVVFLYAYAGDYIFLAFLRVLHALGGSLVFPALISMARESDSNGRNGLVRVLASIAVAIAVGSAASGILTSRIGYGKAFFLLSAVIAIAGIVSTSLPETLPEGMKGAAGSFRELKHIRSPVFRGLWLIFFLYVALGIITGGLATSLVYRGLWEERSARMVVGLGLGVASLVAAGGFFVYGRLLSRITPGKIALYSSLLSSAGLLTGAAFLSPGQLLVSLGIFGVGISGLMLSSTVFVTDVPPEVRGTSVGLQQVFNILGVTVGASIGGFLAALGPPPVLIFAGLALVLGGTAIFK, from the coding sequence ATGGGCAGGGCTCTTGCACAGGGATTCGCAGGCTTTGCAGGGATACTGGATACCTCTTTCCTGATGCCAGTGATAGCCCTCTATGCAATGTCCCTGGGCGCCACCCCGGCTCAGGCTGGTGCTATCACTGCCCTCTACAGCGCTGCGGCGATCCCCGCCAGTGTTCTCGCCGGAATCCTCGTTGACCGCTTTGGAAGAAGGAGAACCTTAACACTGGGGCTCCTCTGGGACTCTGCGGTAGTATTCCTATATGCCTATGCGGGGGATTACATTTTCCTAGCCTTTTTGAGGGTGCTACATGCCCTGGGGGGCAGCCTTGTGTTCCCTGCCCTAATATCAATGGCTAGAGAGTCAGACAGCAACGGCAGAAACGGCCTGGTAAGGGTTCTGGCGTCGATAGCCGTGGCAATAGCAGTTGGCTCGGCGGCCTCGGGCATTTTAACCTCCAGGATAGGTTACGGAAAGGCTTTTTTCCTGCTCTCTGCTGTTATCGCCATCGCCGGCATTGTCAGTACTTCCCTGCCGGAGACCCTCCCGGAGGGCATGAAAGGCGCGGCCGGCTCTTTCAGGGAGTTAAAACACATCCGTTCTCCAGTGTTCCGTGGACTGTGGCTCATCTTCTTCCTGTATGTGGCCTTGGGTATTATCACAGGTGGTCTGGCCACAAGCCTGGTTTATAGGGGCCTGTGGGAAGAACGATCTGCTAGGATGGTTGTGGGGCTTGGCCTTGGTGTGGCCTCTCTGGTGGCCGCGGGAGGGTTTTTTGTATATGGGCGGCTCCTCTCTCGCATCACGCCGGGAAAGATTGCTCTTTATTCCTCCCTGCTTTCATCTGCAGGGCTTCTCACGGGGGCGGCGTTCTTATCGCCTGGTCAGCTCCTTGTCAGTCTCGGCATTTTTGGGGTCGGAATCTCAGGGCTGATGTTGAGCAGTACAGTTTTTGTGACTGATGTTCCCCCTGAGGTTAGGGGGACCTCCGTGGGTCTTCAACAGGTTTTCAATATACTTGGAGTCACGGTAGGGGCATCCATTGGAGGTTTCCTTGCAGCCCTTGGCCCCCCACCGGTACTGATCTTCGCCGGGCTGGCCCTTGTACTCGGAGGTACGGCTATATTTAAGTAA
- a CDS encoding DUF438 domain-containing protein: MTELLNTREYKKEQLKKLLLRIHEGESVEKLKEEFRQVLSGISPLEIPLIEQELVKEGISAKDIAKMCDLHVELFREAVKGTDELEEKDLPDGHPLKTLYQENKEIMKDSEMLNLYARTLATTKDERMRKEILGVLEEIVSNLRKVGFTHYNREEMLTFPYIERRGLTAIATVLWTKHDEIRFMIKYLAELLRKRVEMPWEEFVERFKNKAGEAAFALSDMVFRENNIYYPTLKALLSEGEWKAIRMQEGEYGYYKVNPPAWDPGEDVKPLHPWEINPELSVEQLLGLPKEVQEALKGQPLEFDRSELKRDGDIDLGTGYVSVEELKAIFEALPVDVTFIDKDDRVRFFSPGERIFARSLSVLGRPVQLCHPPKSVHIVNKILKAFKEGRKEEATFWLRLGPKYVYIKYVPLFNEKGEYIGTLEMTMDIAPYKEIEGEKRLLDWRD; this comes from the coding sequence ATGACGGAATTGCTTAACACTCGCGAATACAAAAAGGAGCAGCTCAAGAAGCTCCTCCTAAGGATACACGAGGGAGAAAGCGTTGAGAAGCTCAAGGAGGAGTTTAGACAGGTTCTCAGCGGGATTTCTCCCCTTGAGATTCCCCTCATTGAGCAGGAGCTGGTCAAGGAGGGCATCTCAGCGAAAGACATAGCCAAGATGTGCGACCTCCACGTGGAGCTCTTCCGCGAGGCAGTTAAGGGAACGGACGAGCTTGAGGAGAAGGATCTGCCGGACGGCCACCCGCTCAAGACCCTCTACCAAGAGAACAAGGAGATAATGAAAGATTCTGAAATGCTCAACCTCTACGCGAGGACTCTGGCAACGACCAAGGACGAACGCATGAGGAAGGAAATTCTGGGGGTGCTCGAGGAGATAGTGAGCAACCTGAGGAAGGTCGGCTTCACTCACTACAACCGTGAAGAGATGCTGACATTCCCGTACATCGAGAGGAGAGGATTGACAGCGATAGCTACCGTTCTATGGACGAAGCACGACGAGATAAGGTTTATGATAAAATACCTCGCCGAACTCTTGAGAAAGAGGGTCGAAATGCCCTGGGAAGAGTTCGTCGAGCGCTTCAAGAACAAGGCTGGCGAGGCAGCCTTTGCACTCAGCGACATGGTCTTCAGGGAGAACAACATCTACTACCCGACGCTCAAAGCCCTCCTGAGCGAGGGGGAGTGGAAGGCCATAAGGATGCAGGAGGGTGAGTACGGCTACTACAAGGTGAACCCGCCAGCATGGGACCCCGGAGAGGACGTCAAGCCCCTCCACCCCTGGGAGATCAATCCAGAGCTAAGTGTTGAACAGCTGCTCGGTCTTCCGAAGGAGGTCCAGGAGGCTCTGAAGGGCCAGCCGCTGGAGTTCGACAGGAGCGAGCTAAAGCGTGATGGTGATATAGACCTCGGAACGGGCTACGTCAGCGTTGAGGAGCTGAAGGCCATCTTTGAGGCTTTACCCGTTGACGTCACCTTCATAGACAAGGACGACCGCGTGAGGTTCTTCTCTCCGGGTGAGAGGATATTCGCCCGCTCCCTGAGCGTTCTCGGAAGGCCCGTTCAGCTCTGTCACCCTCCGAAGAGCGTCCACATCGTCAACAAGATACTCAAGGCATTCAAGGAGGGCAGGAAAGAGGAAGCAACCTTCTGGCTCAGGCTCGGGCCGAAGTACGTCTACATCAAGTACGTGCCGCTCTTCAATGAGAAGGGTGAATACATAGGAACGCTTGAGATGACCATGGACATAGCGCCGTACAAGGAGATAGAGGGGGAGAAGAGGCTCCTGGACTGGAGGGATTGA
- a CDS encoding DUF1858 domain-containing protein, with amino-acid sequence MMLDVRGLTAPQPAVMIIEALGKLKTGETLEVIGDKPFVDLLPKLEEAGYRIEVKEVSGFFVLRVTKTEESKELSMEVKECDDKLEEITEDTNVAKLLKAYPESLKILVKYGFSPLENPVMRKTLARTVTLRQAKKLLGMSDERFNAMMAELKALEKR; translated from the coding sequence ATGATGCTCGACGTCCGAGGATTGACGGCACCACAGCCGGCGGTCATGATCATCGAGGCCCTCGGAAAGCTCAAAACGGGTGAGACACTTGAGGTGATAGGGGATAAACCCTTCGTGGATCTGCTTCCGAAGCTTGAGGAGGCTGGCTATAGGATAGAAGTCAAAGAAGTCTCTGGCTTCTTCGTACTGAGGGTGACCAAAACCGAGGAGTCAAAAGAGCTCAGCATGGAGGTCAAGGAGTGCGACGATAAGCTGGAGGAGATAACCGAAGATACCAACGTGGCAAAGCTCCTCAAGGCCTACCCCGAATCGCTGAAGATACTCGTTAAGTACGGCTTCTCGCCGCTGGAGAATCCGGTCATGAGAAAGACGCTCGCAAGGACGGTAACGCTGAGACAGGCCAAGAAGCTTCTCGGAATGAGCGACGAGCGCTTTAATGCCATGATGGCAGAGCTGAAGGCGCTGGAAAAGAGGTGA
- the taw22 gene encoding tRNA (guanine(37)-N1)/4-demethylwyosine(37)-methyltransferase Taw22 codes for MSAIKVKKSEAERAKRELKRLGLYDGRRRPQVEGDFVFLPVLNDPMLRELGYDVVPVELPMRPERQIYKNLESVLAERLTPGELQHLRRYDVVGDIAVIQIPPELEHRVDDIVWGLRRVHPFIRVVAKKGFHEGAFRIREYSIIWGEKRLTTVHKENGVELRVDLSKAFFNPRMKGERYRLAQLVKDGERILIPFAGLLPYALVIARYKNVKITAVELNEEAYRLGLENVELNRKRLRGEIEFIHGDVFEVLPELPYYDRVISPTPRGVDALALTLSKAKKCLHYYNFVHESRIAEFKNCIINECRRTGRECTVRVKKVSDFKPHVFKVCADVSIL; via the coding sequence ATGAGCGCGATAAAGGTGAAGAAGTCGGAAGCGGAGAGGGCAAAAAGGGAGCTTAAACGGCTCGGCCTCTACGACGGCAGGCGGAGGCCCCAGGTTGAGGGTGACTTCGTCTTCCTACCCGTTCTCAACGACCCTATGCTCAGGGAGCTCGGCTATGACGTGGTGCCCGTTGAGTTGCCCATGAGGCCGGAGAGGCAGATATACAAAAACCTTGAGAGCGTTCTGGCGGAGAGGCTAACACCGGGGGAGCTTCAGCACCTGAGGCGCTACGACGTGGTGGGGGACATAGCCGTTATCCAAATTCCCCCCGAGCTTGAGCACAGGGTTGACGACATAGTATGGGGCCTCAGGAGGGTTCACCCATTCATCAGGGTCGTCGCCAAAAAGGGCTTCCACGAGGGGGCTTTCAGGATAAGGGAGTACTCCATAATCTGGGGAGAAAAGCGGCTAACAACGGTTCACAAGGAGAACGGCGTTGAGCTCAGGGTTGACCTCTCGAAGGCTTTCTTCAACCCGCGGATGAAGGGAGAGCGTTACCGCCTGGCACAGCTCGTAAAAGACGGTGAGCGGATTTTAATCCCCTTTGCGGGTCTTCTCCCCTACGCACTTGTGATAGCGCGCTATAAAAACGTCAAAATCACCGCCGTGGAGCTGAACGAAGAAGCATACAGGCTCGGCCTTGAGAACGTGGAGCTCAACCGGAAGAGGCTTAGGGGGGAGATTGAGTTCATCCACGGCGATGTTTTCGAGGTCCTGCCGGAACTTCCTTATTACGACCGCGTCATCAGTCCGACGCCCCGTGGCGTTGATGCCCTGGCCTTAACCCTGAGCAAAGCGAAAAAATGCCTCCACTACTACAACTTCGTTCATGAATCCAGAATTGCAGAATTCAAGAATTGCATAATTAACGAGTGCAGGCGAACCGGCAGGGAGTGCACCGTTAGGGTAAAGAAGGTCAGCGACTTCAAGCCGCATGTTTTCAAGGTCTGTGCGGATGTGAGTATTCTTTGA
- a CDS encoding heparan-alpha-glucosaminide N-acetyltransferase, with translation MFGSEVYDGGRFWEIDLLRGVGISMMLVSNFVTDLQFFLSYSAHPLFWYLFAHLTAATFVFASGLSIWVSLSRSRGYKKYLVRFGKLFGLGLLITLVTVLFLSEGTIYFGVLHFLGAATLLVIPFKKLGKWNFLVAFIFIAGAHLVSKLHGPLYLLPLGITPEGFFTLDYFPIFPWFGVYLLGFSTGALLYPGGRRIRELPFPSVFPVEFLCFLGRHTLKIYLVHQPILVGLLLLLYGPLPGISF, from the coding sequence ATGTTCGGTAGTGAGGTTTACGACGGGGGGCGCTTCTGGGAGATTGACCTCCTGCGCGGCGTGGGCATATCCATGATGCTCGTTTCCAACTTCGTCACAGATTTGCAGTTTTTCCTCTCCTACTCTGCCCATCCCCTATTCTGGTACCTCTTCGCCCACTTAACGGCGGCGACGTTCGTTTTCGCCTCGGGTCTCTCGATATGGGTGAGCCTCTCGCGCAGCAGGGGTTACAAAAAGTACCTCGTCCGTTTTGGAAAGCTCTTCGGCCTTGGACTATTAATCACGCTGGTTACGGTGCTGTTCCTTTCGGAGGGCACCATATACTTCGGAGTGCTCCACTTCCTTGGGGCGGCAACCCTCCTCGTCATACCCTTCAAGAAACTGGGGAAGTGGAACTTTCTCGTGGCTTTTATCTTCATTGCGGGGGCCCACCTTGTCAGCAAACTGCACGGCCCGCTCTACCTCCTCCCCCTCGGCATAACACCGGAGGGCTTCTTCACCCTCGATTACTTCCCAATATTCCCGTGGTTTGGCGTCTATCTGCTCGGCTTCTCTACGGGGGCCCTGCTCTACCCCGGGGGCAGAAGGATTAGGGAGCTACCGTTCCCGTCCGTGTTTCCCGTTGAATTTCTGTGCTTCCTTGGAAGGCACACGCTGAAGATATACCTTGTCCACCAGCCCATCCTCGTGGGGCTTCTTCTCCTGCTCTACGGCCCCCTACCGGGGATATCGTTTTAA
- a CDS encoding TRM11 family SAM-dependent methyltransferase — translation MEYAVIFGKNPELSEAEFRAFARRFGIRFSELERSREWLVFEGPKKVEHLFHRLGGSLKLVRLVDGIEELEYSKLFTVSFYGKDDWKLWRKLGSDVKRHFRESGPAKFFKPRNVYAMPAELILKGFPEVRDVVFIFGRREWIGETVRVADPFELKKLDVERPRQRAILSIPPRLARIMVNLSEVREGKALDPFCGVGTVIQELLLQGFDAYGSDINPSIVNAAKENVAWLKKEFRVKRSAHLEVCDAKKLHRCFRGRFDLIVSEPYLGKPLRKKPTRGEAVEMARKLDSFYFPVFESFSRVMKRNGRVVFVFPAYRLSDGSIYRRERGWLRRLDFEVLGRYLDFEERHRVVRDIHVLRYRG, via the coding sequence ATGGAATACGCTGTGATATTCGGAAAGAACCCCGAGCTGAGTGAGGCAGAGTTCCGCGCGTTTGCACGGCGATTTGGTATAAGGTTCAGCGAGCTCGAACGCTCCAGGGAGTGGCTGGTATTTGAGGGGCCTAAAAAGGTGGAGCACCTCTTCCACCGGCTCGGGGGTTCCCTAAAGTTAGTCCGGCTGGTTGATGGCATAGAGGAACTCGAGTACTCAAAGCTCTTCACCGTGAGTTTCTACGGTAAGGACGACTGGAAGCTCTGGAGGAAGCTCGGAAGCGATGTGAAGAGGCACTTCAGGGAGAGCGGCCCCGCCAAGTTCTTCAAGCCGAGGAACGTCTACGCGATGCCGGCGGAGCTCATCCTGAAGGGCTTTCCCGAGGTGAGGGACGTCGTTTTCATCTTCGGAAGGAGGGAGTGGATAGGCGAGACGGTCCGCGTTGCCGACCCCTTCGAGCTCAAGAAGCTCGACGTGGAAAGGCCCAGACAGAGGGCGATACTCTCAATCCCGCCGAGGCTCGCGAGGATAATGGTGAACCTCAGCGAGGTCAGGGAGGGAAAAGCCCTCGACCCCTTCTGCGGCGTTGGAACGGTGATTCAGGAGCTCCTCCTCCAGGGTTTCGACGCCTACGGGAGCGACATAAACCCCTCCATAGTGAACGCCGCGAAGGAGAACGTGGCGTGGCTTAAAAAGGAGTTCCGTGTGAAGAGGAGTGCCCACCTCGAGGTGTGCGATGCAAAGAAGCTCCACCGCTGCTTCCGCGGACGCTTTGACCTGATTGTGAGTGAACCGTACCTCGGCAAGCCCCTCCGCAAAAAGCCGACGAGGGGAGAGGCGGTTGAGATGGCGAGGAAGCTCGACAGCTTTTACTTTCCTGTCTTTGAGAGCTTTTCAAGGGTCATGAAGCGGAACGGAAGAGTTGTCTTCGTGTTCCCGGCATACAGACTCAGCGACGGCTCCATATACCGGCGCGAGAGGGGATGGCTCAGGAGGCTCGACTTTGAGGTGCTCGGAAGGTATCTTGACTTCGAGGAGAGGCACCGCGTTGTGAGGGACATCCACGTGCTCCGCTACAGGGGGTAG
- a CDS encoding cupin domain-containing protein codes for MIVSNFETAERIDNPHGVDVRALLSRENVKVLVVTLKPGEVLERHTTPVDAFLYILKGKALVEVGKESAEARKDSLVFLPREVPHAVENAGSLPLRFLVVKLG; via the coding sequence GTGATAGTCTCAAACTTTGAGACTGCCGAGCGTATTGACAATCCCCACGGGGTGGATGTGAGGGCCCTACTCTCGAGGGAGAACGTCAAGGTCCTAGTGGTCACGCTAAAGCCCGGAGAGGTCCTCGAGAGGCACACGACGCCGGTGGACGCGTTCCTCTACATCCTGAAGGGAAAGGCCCTCGTGGAAGTTGGCAAGGAAAGCGCGGAGGCGAGAAAGGACTCGTTGGTCTTCCTTCCGAGGGAGGTTCCGCACGCCGTGGAGAACGCGGGAAGTCTGCCGCTCAGGTTCCTCGTGGTGAAGCTCGGGTGA
- a CDS encoding P-II family nitrogen regulator, with the protein MKKIEAILREDDFERVKNALKEAGFVPLTAYPVKGRGVQGGVPPYDMLAKMKVEIVAKDEDVPVIVSIIVEKARRGIPGDGKIFVLPVEEAIRIRTGETGDKALY; encoded by the coding sequence ATGAAGAAAATAGAGGCTATCCTCAGGGAGGATGATTTTGAGCGCGTTAAAAACGCCCTTAAGGAGGCTGGCTTCGTGCCCCTCACGGCGTACCCTGTTAAGGGGCGCGGTGTGCAGGGAGGCGTTCCTCCCTACGACATGCTCGCAAAGATGAAGGTGGAGATAGTGGCGAAGGACGAGGACGTTCCTGTCATCGTCAGCATAATAGTGGAGAAGGCCCGGCGCGGCATTCCGGGGGACGGGAAGATATTCGTGCTGCCGGTTGAGGAGGCAATACGGATCAGGACGGGCGAGACCGGAGACAAGGCCCTCTACTAA
- a CDS encoding M24 family metallopeptidase encodes MRGNPEIFRRRVERFQDAMREKGIEGAVIRTLSTFIYFTGTKWLRPSLLIPAEGEPTVYVVKGEADLFRQKSWIEDVREFQRVEDLMAGVVTWIHSNGFQTVGLEFGIERDAYLIFLKLFQRLNPTVEIVDILDLTMGLRMIKEEWELDNIRKAGKIAQKGMKVAEEVITPGKSELEIAAEVVRELMLNGSEDPKVYVSTTPRAHAEPFRDLKVKENGVVTVVIGADWNNYYANMARTFVLGDPGERVRKAIAVKEEALEMALKETRVGVSLASVEKKLANFFRERGFGDAYLAGYTHGVGLLIEEPPITTIVVPQRASKVQENMVLSVIHPPLMIPEGAIKHEDTYIVRKEGLEKVT; translated from the coding sequence ATGAGGGGAAACCCGGAGATATTCAGGAGGAGGGTCGAGCGCTTCCAGGATGCGATGAGGGAGAAGGGCATCGAGGGCGCCGTCATAAGGACGCTTTCGACCTTCATATACTTCACGGGGACGAAGTGGCTGAGGCCGAGCCTTTTGATCCCGGCGGAGGGTGAACCAACGGTCTACGTCGTTAAGGGCGAGGCGGACCTCTTCAGGCAGAAGAGCTGGATTGAAGATGTACGCGAGTTCCAGCGCGTTGAGGACCTGATGGCTGGAGTGGTAACGTGGATACACAGCAACGGCTTTCAGACTGTGGGCCTTGAGTTCGGCATAGAGAGGGACGCCTACCTGATATTCCTCAAGCTCTTCCAGAGGCTCAACCCAACGGTTGAGATAGTGGACATCCTCGACCTGACGATGGGGCTTCGCATGATAAAGGAGGAATGGGAGCTCGACAACATAAGGAAGGCCGGGAAGATAGCTCAGAAAGGAATGAAGGTCGCCGAGGAGGTCATAACCCCGGGTAAGAGCGAGCTGGAGATAGCTGCCGAGGTCGTGAGGGAACTCATGCTGAACGGCAGCGAAGACCCCAAGGTCTACGTCTCAACCACGCCAAGGGCGCACGCCGAGCCTTTCAGAGACCTAAAGGTGAAGGAAAACGGCGTCGTCACCGTGGTCATCGGGGCCGACTGGAACAACTACTACGCCAACATGGCGAGGACTTTCGTGCTCGGAGACCCGGGCGAGAGGGTTAGGAAGGCCATAGCGGTGAAGGAGGAGGCCCTTGAGATGGCCCTCAAGGAAACGAGGGTTGGCGTTTCTCTGGCCAGCGTCGAGAAGAAGCTCGCGAACTTCTTCAGGGAGAGGGGCTTCGGCGATGCGTACCTAGCCGGCTACACCCACGGCGTCGGGCTTCTCATCGAGGAACCGCCGATAACCACAATAGTGGTTCCCCAGAGGGCTTCGAAGGTTCAGGAGAACATGGTGCTCAGCGTAATCCATCCGCCGCTGATGATTCCGGAGGGGGCCATAAAGCACGAGGACACCTACATCGTCAGGAAGGAGGGTCTGGAGAAGGTTACATGA
- a CDS encoding adenylate kinase: MNILVFGPPGSGKSTQARRIIERYGLEYIASGDLIREEIKKGTSVGREMEAYIKRGDLIPSTIVNILVYRQLRRVRDDFILDGYPRTAEQVLALENYLYDHGMKLDLALDFHVPKEVSIERISGRRICSKCGAVYHVKYNPPKVPGKCDVCGGELVQRADDRPEIVSKRYDIYTANMEPIIKFYKRQGIYVMVKGEGDVEEVWERVRPLLDFIHSREEKRREHEV; the protein is encoded by the coding sequence ATGAACATACTCGTTTTTGGTCCCCCCGGGAGCGGGAAATCAACGCAGGCCAGGCGCATAATCGAAAGGTACGGCCTGGAGTACATCGCCTCGGGCGATCTGATAAGGGAGGAGATAAAGAAGGGAACCTCCGTCGGAAGGGAGATGGAGGCCTACATAAAGAGGGGCGATCTGATACCCTCGACTATTGTCAACATACTCGTTTACCGCCAGCTGAGAAGGGTCAGGGACGACTTCATACTCGACGGCTACCCCAGGACGGCTGAACAGGTTCTGGCACTTGAGAACTACCTCTACGACCACGGGATGAAGCTCGACCTTGCCCTTGATTTCCACGTGCCCAAGGAAGTGAGCATAGAGCGCATCTCAGGGAGGAGGATATGCTCGAAGTGCGGTGCGGTCTACCACGTCAAGTACAACCCCCCCAAGGTGCCCGGAAAGTGTGACGTCTGTGGCGGAGAACTCGTCCAGAGGGCGGACGACAGACCCGAGATCGTCTCGAAGCGCTACGATATATACACGGCCAACATGGAACCCATCATAAAATTCTACAAGAGGCAGGGCATCTACGTCATGGTGAAGGGAGAAGGGGACGTTGAGGAGGTCTGGGAGCGCGTGAGGCCGCTACTCGACTTCATCCACAGCAGGGAGGAGAAGCGGAGGGAGCACGAGGTTTAG
- a CDS encoding sulfite exporter TauE/SafE family protein, producing the protein MLEYPVIFIAGLLIGTIAGLFGVGGGFLIVPLLVIMGFPIHTAIGTSLLCISISSLAAAYNHVRAKRVLYRVALLKEAFSVPAALGGAYLSRMVGENHLRAVFALLLVYLAYRFLRAQDVKPGEWEGEIKYRNVPIVGLFSGFFSGLLGISGGILNVPLFHALVRIPVKYAVGTSSLALFFTALAGTLGHYRLGHVDVSTALLLAPGLVIGASIGVHALHRLHPQKFKWAFSLLLLLMALKMIL; encoded by the coding sequence ATGCTGGAGTATCCCGTCATATTCATCGCGGGCCTTTTAATCGGCACCATTGCGGGCCTTTTCGGCGTTGGCGGCGGCTTTCTCATAGTCCCGCTCCTGGTCATAATGGGCTTCCCGATTCACACCGCGATAGGCACGAGTCTCCTCTGCATATCCATAAGCTCACTCGCCGCGGCCTACAACCACGTGAGGGCAAAGAGGGTGCTATACCGCGTGGCCCTTTTGAAGGAGGCCTTCTCGGTTCCAGCTGCCCTGGGTGGGGCGTACCTCTCGAGGATGGTGGGAGAAAATCATCTGCGCGCGGTTTTCGCGCTCCTGCTAGTCTACCTCGCCTATCGCTTCCTGAGGGCCCAGGATGTGAAGCCTGGGGAATGGGAGGGGGAGATAAAATACAGGAACGTCCCCATCGTTGGCCTGTTCTCCGGCTTTTTTTCCGGCCTGCTGGGAATAAGCGGGGGAATATTGAACGTGCCCCTCTTCCATGCCCTCGTGAGAATCCCCGTTAAGTACGCCGTCGGCACGTCAAGCCTCGCGCTCTTTTTCACGGCCCTAGCCGGGACGCTGGGCCACTACAGGCTCGGGCACGTGGACGTGTCAACGGCCCTGCTCCTCGCACCGGGCCTCGTAATAGGGGCAAGTATAGGGGTGCACGCCCTCCACAGGCTACATCCCCAAAAGTTCAAGTGGGCGTTTTCCCTCCTGCTGCTCCTGATGGCGCTCAAGATGATCCTGTAA